One part of the Solanum dulcamara chromosome 3, daSolDulc1.2, whole genome shotgun sequence genome encodes these proteins:
- the LOC129883718 gene encoding uncharacterized protein LOC129883718 produces MKASCWKKTDIFKVRYFNSEHSCALRDRIFNKVHATKAFVSAFTAPKLVNHKRIVTPNDIREDIKSAYGIDITYQQAWRSKEHALQMLRGKPADGYRQLPVYIHILKTVYPNSYISMHKSSTDEFMYLFIALRPLMRGFQFCRPVVVVDGAHLDGPYKGTFVSASTLDGAGCILPLAYGIVDTENDSSWTWIFQNFKNAFGERDNMCVVSDRNESIIKSVSMVFPNVPHFACIWHIWKNVCTKYRRSKAVLSDIFYSMAKAYRKDEVDKLMAKVERIDQRVAQYLKNAGYEKWSRVHATVNRGRMMTSNIAECINGCLVEARELPIIDFLEQTRMLFGSWNCKNREIASYTKHTLGRKFEDILVSNTIKCSRMKVVASSEYLYSVYELGIRYIVCLERKTCTCGRFQLDEIPCPHAIAVLKSKNITDLHPYCSDYYKPEALANTYELPMVPMPDKKDWTAPKEILEEIVLPPIYKRMPGRPKKGRKKFASEKITNSTNSCGRCGHEGHNRKTCNFIPK; encoded by the exons atgaaagcttcatgttggaaaaaaacggatatattcaaagttagatatttcaatagtgaacattcatgtgcactgagagataggattttcaacaaagttcatgctacaaaggcttttgttagtgcattcacagcccctaaattggttaatcataagagaattgtcacccctaatgatatacgagaggatattaaatcagcgtatggaattgatattacctatcaacaGGCATGGCGTTCAAAAGAGCATGCTTTGCAGATGTTAAGGGGAAAACCTGCTGATGGATATAGACAGCTGcctgtatatatacatattctaaaaaccgtatatccaaattcgtacataagtatgcacaagtcatcaactgatgaattcatgtatttgttcatagcgttaaggcccttgatgagggggtttcagttttgtcgaccagtagttgttgttgacggtgcacatcttgatggaccttataaagggaCGTTTGTATCAGCTAGCACACTTGATGGGGCAG gtTGCATATTGCCGTTGGCGTATGGTATTGTTGATACGGAAAATGATTCATCATGGACGTGGATTTTTCAGAATTTCAAGAATGCATTTGGAGAGAGggacaatatgtgtgttgtatcagataggaatgaaagcataatcaagagtgtaagcatggtatttcccaatgttcctcattttgcatgcatatggcatatatggaaaaatgtGTGTACTAAATACAGAAGGAGCAAAGCTGTACTAAGTGACATCTTCTATTCAATGGCCAAGGCATACCGAAAAGATGAAGTCGATAAATTAATGGCCAAAGTTGAAAGAATCGATCAACGGGTggcacaatatttaaaaaatgcaggatacgaaaagtggtcaagggttcatgccactgtcaacaggggtagaatgatgacttctaacatcgcagaatgtatcaatggatgtcttgttgaagcacgagagctgcctataattgactttttggagcaaacgagaatgttatttggttCTTGGAACTGCAAAAATCGAGAAATAGCAtcttatacaaaacatactttgggtAGAAAATTTGAAGATATCCTAGTTTCAAACACGATcaagtgttcgagaatgaag gttgttgcttcatcagagtatctttattctgtttacgaattaggtataagatacattgtgtgtctagagagaaaaacatgcacTTGTGGTAGAtttcaactagacgagataccatgtccacatgcaattgcagtgttgaagagcaagaacattactGACCTGCACCCATATTGTTCTGATTACTACAAACCAGAGGCGttggcaaatacttatgaattaccaatggttccaatgccagataagaaagactGGACTGCTCCgaaggaaattttggaagaaattgTCTTGCCGCCAATATACAAAAGGATGCcaggaagaccaaagaaagggagaaaaaagttTGCTAGTGAGAAAATAACAAATAGCACAAATTCTTGTGGACGTTGTGGCCACGAAGGCCACAAcagaaagacttgtaatttcattcctAAATAG